The Flavobacteriales bacterium genomic sequence ACTTCTCCTTTTCTTACGCCATGACCGGCTCTGACCATCAGATTGACCAGGCCTGCTTTGGATGCTCTCACCCATTTCGAGCTGTCGTACACTTTACTTTCTGCCTGATCCATAGGCATGGAAAGCATCCCCTCATGATTCAGTATCCGATGAATCCCTTGGATACCCGTTTGGATGGAGTCTTCATCGATCCGCAGGGATTCACCGCCTTCAAATACCAAGATGGGTTTTCCGGATCTGTAAGCATGCAATCTATGGGACTTGGGGATAGGTCTATTCTTCAGTATGATCGGAGGGGAGAATATCTGTGCAAGTTCTAGTGCGCGCGCATCGTCCTTGGTCACCCGTAGTTGGGGAAAGTTGTGAATAGTAGATCCTCCGGTGTGGAAATCCACTCCGTAATCGATATGCGGTAGTATCTCCTTTGACATCAGGTAGGCGACTCGGGAGGCCAATGAACCATTCTTAGTTCCAGGGAAACTCCGGTTCACATCCTTGCCATCCCTCACACTCCGAGAGAAATTGATGAAGCCGTATACATTGAGCAAGGGAATAGCGATGACCGAGCCTTTCTGTAGCGATTTCAATGCCTTGGAAGCCACGACTCTTCGCACGATCTCCACTCCATTGACCTCATCTCCGTGCATTCCACCTAGCAAGAGCACACAGGGTCCGGGTTTCTTGGATCGGTACACATGCACATTGATGTGTATCTCGGTCCCCGAGGGTAGGCCGGCAACATTGATACGTAAGTGGGCATCTTTACCGCCCGGTATCTCATGATCTGTGATACGCATCGCTTCCATTCACTTATTTGCTGAGGTCTTTTCCTTTTTCCGGCTTGCTTTCAATGAAAGATTGGAACGATTCACATCCACAATGAAATTGTCACGGATGAGTTTCCTGCCCAATAATACCGGATAACGCATGGATCTGCGGTCTGTTAGGGAAAGGGTGATCGGATATTCTTGTCCGAAGAGCACTATGGTCGTCTCGATGAAATAACGCGATTCCGATCGACCGGATGAACTCTTGACATTCTTCTTGAAATACTCTGAGAATTTATGGGTCTTCCCATGGTAATCGGGATGATCAGGTCCTAGGGACTTGAAGTAGAGATAGGGTGTGCCCTTGTACCTACGCACATGTATGGATGAAGCATAGAGCGATGAGGTATAGGCCCCTGTATCCACCTTGACCTTGATCCCTTCCAAGCCCAGTTCTGGAAAATCTGCTCTATCGAATCTCCCTATCTTCTTCTTTGACATACCTCTTCTCTACGGTGCTAAATCTAATTGATTCTTCTCGATCATTCTTGTGGGTATCAAGCACTGCAACCATGTTATCTTCGGCCGCATGGTCTTCATCACAGGAGCAACGGGATTGGTAGGCACTCGCTTGGTGTATGACCATGTGTCTCAAGGAATCCAAGTAAGAGCGCTGAGGAGGGCCTCATCTGATATGGATGAGTTCTACGCAGTGCTCAGATTCTATCATCAGAATGATGATATCGATTCATTGACCGAACGAATCGAATGGGTGGAAGGAGATCTCTTGGATATGGCCGTTCACGATACATACCTGGATGGCTGTGCGCGCTGTTATCATGCCGCTGCTATCGTGTCTTTCCATAGACGCGATCACCAGAAGATGTATGAAGTGAACGTATCTGGAACGGCACATATGGTGAATGCCTGTCTACGCGCTGAAATCCCTCTGTGCCATATCAGTTCGATCGCAGCATTGGGCCGCACTGCTCGAGAAGGAGAATTCACTGAAGCATCAGTGTGGAAGGATTCGCCCTACAATTCAGCCTATGCAAAGAGCAAGTACCGGGCGGAAATGGAAGTGTGGAGGGGAATCGAAGAAGGGCTTAAAGCAAGTATTGTCAACCCATCAGTCGTACTAGGTGCCGGTAGTGCTGTTAGAAGTAGTGGAGCCCTATTTGGAGCAGTGAAAGAGGGCATGCCCTTCTATACAGAAGGCGGCACCAACATAGTGGACGTAAGGGATGTGTCCGAGATAGCGATGCGCTTGATGGAAAGGCAGCAGTATTCTGAACGGTTCATTCTGAATTCAGCTTCGCTCCCATACCGATCCGTACTGGATTCGATTGCAGACGCCTTGGGTAAACGCAGACCTCACATACGAGTCGGGTCATCTGCGCTGAATCTGCTCTGGAGACTCAATTCATTGAAGGATATGATCTTCCGGACCAAGAGCAAAGTCACTGAAGAGACGGCCCTATCGAGTACCACCACCTATCGATATTCAAATGACAAAGTGAAGCAGAGACTGGACTATTCCTTCATCCCTTGGCAAGACTCCGTTACCTATGCAGCTGGGTACTACCGCTGATCCCTTTCCTCTACCTCTTGCCGTTTCTTCTCGTTGAGCAGATCCTCTCTGCGTTTGATCTGAGAAGCTACCTGCTCATAGAGTTGAGACATGCGCTGAGGGTCGGAGCGGTAGTGATCGAAACTGCGTAGAAAACGATCTTTATCGATGCCAGTGCGTTCCCACAACTCATTGTAAAAGGCCTCGGTCTCCACCTTATTCTTCTTTTCTGCTGTGATGTGCATACTTCTGACCGACTCGATAAGATTGAGCTCTACTAAAGCCTCTACCATTTCTTCTTCTTCCAATAGGTCAGCAGGAGGCTCAGGTCCATTCTGAGAACAGGCCATCATCACGAGAACGCTGAGCAAGAGGATCCTATTCATGGGAGAATTCCAATCGCATACCTCTGAAAGACTGATCGAGCCGGCCTTGATCGTACACATGATGTCCGTTGATGAAGGTATGCTTGACCGCATGTCTGAATGTGGTGCCTTCAAAAGGTGACCATCCACATTTGTACAGGATATTGTCCGTGCTAACGGTCCATGGGGAATCCGGATCTACGAGCACTAGATCGGCATAGTATCCTTCGCGGATGTAGCCTCGTTCCTTGATGCCGAAGATCTCTGCCGGCATATGGCAGCCTTTGCGCACAATGGTCTCCACATCGATCACTCCTTGAGCAGTCAACTCCAGCCACGCAGGCAGAGCATGCTGTACCAATGGTCCACCACTGGGACAGGTCAAGTAGGAATTGGACTTTTCCTCTTTGGTGTGGGGTGCATGATCGGTGGCAAGTACATCGATGAGATCGGTCGACAGGGCTTTGCGCAGGGCATCTCTATCGGATCTCTTCTTGACCGCTGGGTTCCACTTGATATGACTCCCTTTGGTCGCATAATCCTCTTCAGAGAACCACAGGTGATGAACACATGCCTCAGCGGTGATGCGTTTCTTTTTTGTAGTCGGTTCTGAGCTGAAAAGTTCTAATTCCTTAGCAGTACTTATATGGAGAATATGCAGTCTGGCTCCGTGTTTCTTTGCTAAAGAGACAGCCAATGAACTGCTGCGGTAGCATGCCTCTGCATCCCTGATGACGGGATGCTGAGCCATCGGGATATCCTCACCGAAACGTGCTTTTGCCGTTTCGGTATTCTTTCTCACGGTGGCCTCATCTTCACAATGAACAGCTATTAGCCCTCGAGCTTTGGAGAAGATGGTCTCCAGTACTTCCCGGTCATCCACCAGCATATCACCGGTCGATGAGCCCATGAATATCTTCAGGCCACAGACCTTGTTGAAGTCGGTCTTCAATACCTCTTCTATGTTCTCATTGGACACTCCCATAAAGAAGGAGTAATTGGCTCGTGCGTGCTCCGCTCCCAGAGCATATTTCTCGTCCAAGAGGTCCTGTGTAAGGGTCTGCGGGATGGTATTCGGCATCTCCATGAAGGATGTGATGCCTCCGGCTACTGCTGCGGCCGATTCAGTGGCGATATCGGCTTTGTGGGTCAATCCCGGTTGTCTGAAGTGCACCTGATCATCGATGAGACCGGGCAGGAGCAAGAGTCCTTTGGCATCAAGCACCTCTGTATTTGTATCGGTAGAAATATCAGAATCGATTCGGGAGATTCGTTCTCCGGAGATGAGCACATCTTTTTCAGCGCGATGCCCCTCATTGATCACGGTAGCATTCTTGATGAGAACGTCTTTGCTCATGCTCTTTTGAAGTTTCTGGTCCTCATTTTCCAGACTCCCAGTACGGCTTCTTTGAAGATACCGATGCTCATCTTGGAGGTTCCTTTCTCCCGATCTTTGAATCGGATAGGTATCTCCTCTGCCTTATAACCGAGACTGAGTGCAGAATATTTCATCGCGATCTGGAAGGCATAGCCTACAAAGTCGATCTTGTCCAGATCAATGGCCTCTAGCACCGCTCTTCGATAACACTTGAACCCAGCCGTGGGGTCTTTGATGGGGATGTTGAGTATGGTACGCACATACCAAGATGCACCATAACTCAAGGCAACACGTTCCCAAGTCCAATCCACTACATTGCCGCCTTTCACATAGCGAGAACCGATGGCAAGATCTGCCCCATTCTGACAGGCTTGAAGCAACCGGTTGAGGTCCTTGGGGTCGTGAGAGAAATCTGCATCCATCTCGAAAAGGTAGTCGTACCTTCCTTGTTCCAGTCCCCATTTGAATCCAGCTATGTATGCGGTTCCTAGACCCAGTTTTCCAGAACGTTCTTTGAGATGGATACGGCCTGGAAACTCGGATTGCATTTCAGTGACCAACTTGGCTGTGCCATCGGGAGAGCCGTCATCTACGATCAGGATATGGAAATGAGGGTCTTGAGCAAGGACCGCGCGAATGATATCTTGCACGTTATCCTTCTCATTGTAAGTAGGTATGATCACCAGGCTATTTGAGGTGCTTCCCGCCATTTCAGGCGCCTAATATAGAGGAATAGACTTTCTTTATCGATCAAAGCCCATCAGCTATCGGGAATTATCCACAGTTGGTACAATAAGTCAGGGATTGACAGAATTTTTGCCTTTTTTTGAGCGGTTAACAAGGACTTACAATTTTAATTACGCTATGAGAAAAATTATCTCAATGATGTTTGTAGCTGCTGGAGTGATCGCTTTCACTTCATGTGGTGATGCAAGTACAAAAATGGAAGATGCAGCTAACGATATGAAGGAAGCTGCTGAGGAAATGAGCGAAGAAGCAGGTAACAGCCTGGAGGACGCTGCCAATGAAGTAGAAGAAGCTGCCAATGATGCAGTGGAGGCTGGTGAGAACATGCTCAATGAAGCTGGAGAAGCTGCTAAAGATGCAG encodes the following:
- a CDS encoding NAD-dependent epimerase/dehydratase family protein — protein: MVFITGATGLVGTRLVYDHVSQGIQVRALRRASSDMDEFYAVLRFYHQNDDIDSLTERIEWVEGDLLDMAVHDTYLDGCARCYHAAAIVSFHRRDHQKMYEVNVSGTAHMVNACLRAEIPLCHISSIAALGRTAREGEFTEASVWKDSPYNSAYAKSKYRAEMEVWRGIEEGLKASIVNPSVVLGAGSAVRSSGALFGAVKEGMPFYTEGGTNIVDVRDVSEIAMRLMERQQYSERFILNSASLPYRSVLDSIADALGKRRPHIRVGSSALNLLWRLNSLKDMIFRTKSKVTEETALSSTTTYRYSNDKVKQRLDYSFIPWQDSVTYAAGYYR
- a CDS encoding succinylglutamate desuccinylase/aspartoacylase family protein: MRITDHEIPGGKDAHLRINVAGLPSGTEIHINVHVYRSKKPGPCVLLLGGMHGDEVNGVEIVRRVVASKALKSLQKGSVIAIPLLNVYGFINFSRSVRDGKDVNRSFPGTKNGSLASRVAYLMSKEILPHIDYGVDFHTGGSTIHNFPQLRVTKDDARALELAQIFSPPIILKNRPIPKSHRLHAYRSGKPILVFEGGESLRIDEDSIQTGIQGIHRILNHEGMLSMPMDQAESKVYDSSKWVRASKAGLVNLMVRAGHGVRKGEVLAYIHDLGTLKRTGIKSPKDGLVIAHVNNPVVSRGDALFHIAS
- a CDS encoding dihydroorotase; translated protein: MSKDVLIKNATVINEGHRAEKDVLISGERISRIDSDISTDTNTEVLDAKGLLLLPGLIDDQVHFRQPGLTHKADIATESAAAVAGGITSFMEMPNTIPQTLTQDLLDEKYALGAEHARANYSFFMGVSNENIEEVLKTDFNKVCGLKIFMGSSTGDMLVDDREVLETIFSKARGLIAVHCEDEATVRKNTETAKARFGEDIPMAQHPVIRDAEACYRSSSLAVSLAKKHGARLHILHISTAKELELFSSEPTTKKKRITAEACVHHLWFSEEDYATKGSHIKWNPAVKKRSDRDALRKALSTDLIDVLATDHAPHTKEEKSNSYLTCPSGGPLVQHALPAWLELTAQGVIDVETIVRKGCHMPAEIFGIKERGYIREGYYADLVLVDPDSPWTVSTDNILYKCGWSPFEGTTFRHAVKHTFINGHHVYDQGRLDQSFRGMRLEFSHE
- a CDS encoding peptidase — protein: MSKKKIGRFDRADFPELGLEGIKVKVDTGAYTSSLYASSIHVRRYKGTPYLYFKSLGPDHPDYHGKTHKFSEYFKKNVKSSSGRSESRYFIETTIVLFGQEYPITLSLTDRRSMRYPVLLGRKLIRDNFIVDVNRSNLSLKASRKKEKTSANK
- a CDS encoding polyprenol monophosphomannose synthase, with the translated sequence MAGSTSNSLVIIPTYNEKDNVQDIIRAVLAQDPHFHILIVDDGSPDGTAKLVTEMQSEFPGRIHLKERSGKLGLGTAYIAGFKWGLEQGRYDYLFEMDADFSHDPKDLNRLLQACQNGADLAIGSRYVKGGNVVDWTWERVALSYGASWYVRTILNIPIKDPTAGFKCYRRAVLEAIDLDKIDFVGYAFQIAMKYSALSLGYKAEEIPIRFKDREKGTSKMSIGIFKEAVLGVWKMRTRNFKRA
- a CDS encoding DUF4296 domain-containing protein, with product MNRILLLSVLVMMACSQNGPEPPADLLEEEEMVEALVELNLIESVRSMHITAEKKNKVETEAFYNELWERTGIDKDRFLRSFDHYRSDPQRMSQLYEQVASQIKRREDLLNEKKRQEVEERDQR